A genome region from Littorina saxatilis isolate snail1 linkage group LG16, US_GU_Lsax_2.0, whole genome shotgun sequence includes the following:
- the LOC138951308 gene encoding uncharacterized protein: MEEVVRRSTPQSHLNIPQLVGREDASVIVPTYDWHTFFGANFGFKPLPGIKPLGHFRFDSRQPGVVFYKKMIADAEQQFVLATHAMIPQLPHASNVIPAPGLSDVRRRYLFQHIREYVREDRRNLVCPDPAN; this comes from the coding sequence ATGGAGGAGGTGGTCAGACGCAGCACGCCGCAGTCTCACCTCAACATCCCTCAGCTGGTCGGCCGTGAAGACGCCAGTGTGATTGTCCCGACGTACGATTGGCACACCTTCTTTGGGGCCAACTTCGGCTTCAAGCCCCTGCCAGGGATCAAGCCCTTGGGCCACTTCAGGTTTGACAGCAGGCAACCTGGGGTGGTCTTCTACAAAAAGATGATTGCTGACGCTGAGCAGCAGTTTGTGCTGGCAACACATGCAATGATACCGCAGCTTCCTCATGCTTCCAATGTGATCCCAGCACCAGGACTCTCTGATGTGAGGAGGCGATACCTGTTCCAGCACATCAGGGAGTACGTCAGAGAAGACAGGCGAAACCTTGTGTGTCCTGACCCTGCCAATTGA
- the LOC138951307 gene encoding piggyBac transposable element-derived protein 4-like: MADDASDSGSEFGDLIDQLIAERAQGLGVDNQSDISVSTVHTADLSDFDSEVEIDSSESDAEVDSDAEWVDIIEDFEKEPFESEFGPTMPLGLDAKPVEYFLQLFPETLFQKIKEETERYAHQQGAATFTTSVAEIKAYLGMLFLMGVVQLPSYRHYWSKNPVLRQHSIASVMPRNRYELLTKYFHLNDSTKNPARNFPGHDKLHKVRPVLDNAKKKFPRHYKPHKNVAVDEAMIKFKGRCSFLQYIPSKPCKWGIKAWAIADSESFYLVDFNIYTGKDVNCVNNVPLGTRVVCDLVKPLYKKFHHVYFDNFFTSVQLLEALLRKKTYACGTVRLNRRGLPVGIKTCKLKNSGEMKKMQKGKLMAVTWCEKKRQVSVLSTANSVGNIQLTRHGKRGQPDVTYPKPTAIQMYTDNYNGVDKSDQLRSYYGIANKAKKWWKYLFWFMADVSLINAYILHVEAPGGPRPKPMSHLDFHLAVATGLINGFSSRKRTSEISVQPPVIKKPVNHEPSKITTKRGVRNCVVCASGPDRTSSGHKVQTSWECVRCQVALCREKSCFAKFHNYQN; this comes from the coding sequence ATGGCAGATGATGCGTCCGACAGTGGATCAGAATTTGGCGATTTAATCGATCAGTTAATCGCAGAAAGAGCGCAGGGACTTGGTGTTGACAACCAGAGTGATATTTCAGTGTCTACAGTGCACACTGCCGATCTCAGTGATTTTGATTCGGAGGTAGAGATCGATAGTTCTGAGTCCGACGCAGAAGTTGACTCTGATGCAGAATGGGTGGACATTATTGAGGACTTCGAAAAAGAACCTTTTGAAAGTGAATTTGGACCAACTATGCCTTTGGGATTAGATGCCAAACCAGTggagtattttcttcaacttttcCCGGAGACACTCTTCCAAAAAATTAAAGAAGAGACGGAGCGATATGCCCATCAGCAAGGTGCAGCAACTTTCACAACAAGTGTCGCAGAAATCAAGGCATACCTTGGAATGCTGTTTTTGATGGGTGTGGTGCAGCTTCCCAGCTACAGACATTACTGGAGTAAAAATCCAGTACTTCGTCAACACAGTATCGCCAGTGTCATGCCCAGGAACAGGTACGAACTGTTGACCAAGTACTTTCACCTCAATGACTCAACAAAAAATCCTGCTCGTAATTTTCCTGGCCATGACAAACTACACAAGGTGCGTCCAGTGCTTgacaatgcaaaaaaaaaattccccaGGCACTACAAACCCCACAAGAATGTTGCTGTGGATGAAGCAATGATCAAATTCAAAGGAAGATGTTCATTTCTGCAGTACATTCCATCTAAACCGTGCAAGTGGGGCATCAAAGCATGGGCCATTGCCGACTCAGAAAGTTTTTACCTGGTGGACTTCAACATATACACTGGGAAAGATGTCAACTGTGTCAACAATGTGCCCCTTGGTACAAGGGTTGTTTGTGATCTCGTGAAGCCCTTGTACAAGAAGTTCCATCACGTCTATTTTGACAACTTTTTCACATCGGTACAACTGCTCGAAGCTCTGCTGCGGAAAAAAACTTACGCCTGCGGAACTGTCCGACTAAACCGTCGAGGACTGCCAGTCGGCATAAAAACGTGCAAGCTGAAAAACAGtggagaaatgaaaaaaatgcagaAGGGGAAACTTATGGCTGTGACCTGGTGTGAGAAGAAAAGACAGGTCAGTGTGCTTTCCACAGCAAACAGTGTGGGAAACATTCAGTTGACACGCCATGGAAAACGTGGACAGCCAGACGTCACATATCCAAAGCCCACTGCCATACAGATGTACACTGACAACTACAATGGTGTAGACAAGAGCGACCAGCTCCGCTCCTACTATGGCATTGCAAACAAAGCCAAGAAGTGGTGGAAATACTTGTTCTGGTTCATGGCAGATGTCAGCCTGATCAACGCATACATTCTGCATGTGGAAGCACCTGGCGGTCCACGTCCCAAACCAATGTCACACCTGGATTTTCACCTTGCTGTGGCTACTGGTCTGATCAATGGCTTCTCTTCAAGAAAACGGACGTCAGAAATCTCAGTCCAGCCTCCAGTCATAAAGAAGCCAGTCAACCACGAGCCATCCAAAATCACAACGAAACGGGGTGTGCGCAACTGTGTCGTGTGTGCAAGTGGTCCTGACAGGACATCTTCAGGACACAAAGTTCAGACATCCTGGGAATGTGTTCGATGCCAGGTTGCTCTTTGCAGGGAAAAGAGTTGCTTTGCAAAATTTCATAACTACCAGAATTAA